Within Marinomonas mediterranea MMB-1, the genomic segment CAGCTCCGCTTCAGTACATTGATCCAACCCCGCTCCCGCCTGCTCCTCGGTTGAGCTGTCTGTTAGTTCACCAGCCAATGCCGCTTTACCCGCAAGATCAGGGTGCGCTCGAAGCAAAGCTAACTTTGTTTCCATGTCACTGTTGTCGACAATAAGTTTCATCTCATGTTTTAACGTTTCCACCGAGTTAAACTCGACGGTTTTGTTATACAACGCTTCAGCTACCCAATCAGAATGCTCATACACGCTACCGAACAAGAGAATAAAGTCTTCTTTATTGAGGTTGGATAACCCGTCTAACCGCTCTTTCTGAACTTCGTTCAACATTTCTTTCATCCTCTTATTTATTCGCTATTATTAGTGTATGTCTCACTGCAAACTCTGCAATGGCATAAATCTTGTTCAGTTGCTCAAATACATTAAGCACGGCATCTGTATGCCAAAAAGACCTAGGACTTTCTATGGGCTATCTCACAACACACATTTTAGACACTGCAAACGGCACTCCAGCGGAAAGTGTCAACATACGCTTGTATGCAATTGGCGAAGGCAGCGAGCGAATACTCATAACAGATACAACCTCGAATTATGATGGGCGCTGCGATACACCGATCTTAACGGAACAGACGTTTGAGGTCGGGACCTATGAGCTTGAGTTCGACATCGGG encodes:
- the uraD gene encoding 2-oxo-4-hydroxy-4-carboxy-5-ureidoimidazoline decarboxylase; translation: MLNEVQKERLDGLSNLNKEDFILLFGSVYEHSDWVAEALYNKTVEFNSVETLKHEMKLIVDNSDMETKLALLRAHPDLAGKAALAGELTDSSTEEQAGAGLDQCTEAELAHFLTLNNSYKDKFGFPFIMAVKGATKAQILEGFISRTPNDRQTEFDTAIQEVHKIAGFRLDALSVAV
- the uraH gene encoding hydroxyisourate hydrolase; this encodes MGYLTTHILDTANGTPAESVNIRLYAIGEGSERILITDTTSNYDGRCDTPILTEQTFEVGTYELEFDIGEYYANKGVELPEPRFLDVVVIRFGINDLESHYHVPLLVSPFSYSTYRGS